A single genomic interval of Rhea pennata isolate bPtePen1 chromosome 5, bPtePen1.pri, whole genome shotgun sequence harbors:
- the BTBD6 gene encoding BTB/POZ domain-containing protein 6 isoform X1: protein MPLPRGCLNGRIMKCLTFFLLLPETLKKSKKSVKSNGKVPACYEIVPLALKKKMAAELYPASANTNIANSNAAAATAANSKKNALQLQQSAQPPPPPQLQNLNNNNLESANWQSFHPTLRERNALMFNNELMADVHFIVGPPGASKKVPAHKYVLAVGSSVFYAMFYGDLAEVKSEIHIPDVEPAAFLILLKYMYSDEIDLEADTVLATLYAAKKYIVPALAKACVNFLETSLEAKNACVLLSQSRLFEEPELTQRCWEVIDAQAEMALKSEGFCEIDQQTLEIIVTREALNTKEVVVFEAVLNWAEAECKRQGLPVTPRNKRNVLGKALYLVRIPTMTLEEFANGAAQSDILTLEETHNIFLWYTAANKPKLEFPLTKRKGLVPQRCHRFQSSAYRSNQWRYRGRCDSIQFAVDKRIFIAGLGLYGSSCGKAEYSVKIELKRLGVVLAQNLTKFTSDGSSNTFSVWFEHPVQVEQDTFYNVSAILDGNELSYFGQEGMTEVQCGKVTFQFQCSSDSTNGTGVQGGQIPELIFYA from the exons ATGCCACTGCCCCGCGGGTGCCTCAATGGCAGGATCATGAAGTGTTtgactttctttcttctgcttccagagACCTTAAAGAAGTCCAAAAAGAGCGTGAAGTCAAACGGCAAGGTGCCAGCATGCTATGAGATAGTGCCCCTGGCCCTCAAGAAGAAGATGGCTGCGGAACTTTACCCTGCCAGCGCCAACACCAATATCGCGAACAGcaacgccgccgccgccaccgctgCCAACAGCAAGAAGAACGCgctgcagctccagcagagCGCCcagccgcccccgccgccccagcTCCAAAACCTCAACAACAACAACTTGGAGAGCGCCAACTGGCAGTCCTTCCACCCCACGCTGCGCGAGAG GAACGCACTGATGTTCAATAACGAGCTCATGGCTGACGTTCACTTCATCGTGGGCCCGCCAGGGGCATCCAAGAAAGTTCCTGCCCATAAG TATGTCTTGGCAGTTGGTAGCTCTGTCTTCTACGCTATGTTTTACGGTGATCTTGCAGAGGTCAAATCTGAAATCCATATACCAGATGTGGAACCTGCAGCCTTTCTAATCCTATTAAA ATACATGTATAGTGATGAGATTGACCTGGAAGCTGACACTGTTCTGGCTACCCTGTACGCTGCCAAGAAGTACATCGTGCCGGCCCTAGCAAAGGCTTGCGTCAATTTTCTGGAGACGAGCTTAGAGGCGAAGAAcgcttgtgtgctgctgtctcaGAGCAGGCTCTTTGAGGAGCCAGAACTGACGCAGCGCTGCTGGGAAGTGATTGATGCTCAAGCAGAAATGGCACTGAAGTCAGAAGGCTTTTGCGAAATAGATCAGCAGACACTAGAGATCATTGTAACCCGGGAGGCGCTCAACACCAAGGAGGTGGTGGTTTTTGAAGCTGTTCTCAACTGGGCAGAGGCTGAATGCAAAAGGCAAGGGTTGCCGGTTACGCCGCGGAACAAGAGGAATGTACTGGGAAAAGCTCTGTACTTGGTGCGGATTCCGACTATGACTTTGGAAGAGTTTGCCAACGGAGCTGCCCAATCTGACATCCTTACTCTAGAGGAAACTCACAATATATTCCTATGGTACACAGCTGCAAATAAACCCAAACTGGAGTTTCCGCTGACCAAAAGGAAAGGACTTGTACCTCAGCGATGCCACCGCTTTCAGTCATCCGCGTATCGCAGTAACCAGTGGAGGTACAGAGGGCGGTGTGACAGTATTCAGTTTGCCGTAGACAAACGGATATTTATAGCGGGACTGGGTTTGTATGGGTCAAGCTGTGGCAAGGCTGAATACAGTGTCAAAATTGAACTGAAACGCTTAGGAGTGGTCCTTGCTCAAAATCTGACAAAGTTTACCTCTGATGGATCCAGTAACACTTTCTCTGTATGGTTTGAACACCCCGTGCAGGTCGAGCAAGATACTTTTTACAATGTAAGTGCTATTCTCGATGGCAATGAACTCAGTTACTTTGGGCAAGAGGGAATGACCGAAGTGCAGTGTGGCAAAGTGACGTTCCAGTTCCAGTGCTCCTCGGACAGTACTAATGGGACTGGAGTACAAGGAGGACAAATACCTGAGCTCATCTTCTATGCatga
- the BTBD6 gene encoding BTB/POZ domain-containing protein 6 isoform X2, which yields MAAELYPASANTNIANSNAAAATAANSKKNALQLQQSAQPPPPPQLQNLNNNNLESANWQSFHPTLRERNALMFNNELMADVHFIVGPPGASKKVPAHKYVLAVGSSVFYAMFYGDLAEVKSEIHIPDVEPAAFLILLKYMYSDEIDLEADTVLATLYAAKKYIVPALAKACVNFLETSLEAKNACVLLSQSRLFEEPELTQRCWEVIDAQAEMALKSEGFCEIDQQTLEIIVTREALNTKEVVVFEAVLNWAEAECKRQGLPVTPRNKRNVLGKALYLVRIPTMTLEEFANGAAQSDILTLEETHNIFLWYTAANKPKLEFPLTKRKGLVPQRCHRFQSSAYRSNQWRYRGRCDSIQFAVDKRIFIAGLGLYGSSCGKAEYSVKIELKRLGVVLAQNLTKFTSDGSSNTFSVWFEHPVQVEQDTFYNVSAILDGNELSYFGQEGMTEVQCGKVTFQFQCSSDSTNGTGVQGGQIPELIFYA from the exons ATGGCTGCGGAACTTTACCCTGCCAGCGCCAACACCAATATCGCGAACAGcaacgccgccgccgccaccgctgCCAACAGCAAGAAGAACGCgctgcagctccagcagagCGCCcagccgcccccgccgccccagcTCCAAAACCTCAACAACAACAACTTGGAGAGCGCCAACTGGCAGTCCTTCCACCCCACGCTGCGCGAGAG GAACGCACTGATGTTCAATAACGAGCTCATGGCTGACGTTCACTTCATCGTGGGCCCGCCAGGGGCATCCAAGAAAGTTCCTGCCCATAAG TATGTCTTGGCAGTTGGTAGCTCTGTCTTCTACGCTATGTTTTACGGTGATCTTGCAGAGGTCAAATCTGAAATCCATATACCAGATGTGGAACCTGCAGCCTTTCTAATCCTATTAAA ATACATGTATAGTGATGAGATTGACCTGGAAGCTGACACTGTTCTGGCTACCCTGTACGCTGCCAAGAAGTACATCGTGCCGGCCCTAGCAAAGGCTTGCGTCAATTTTCTGGAGACGAGCTTAGAGGCGAAGAAcgcttgtgtgctgctgtctcaGAGCAGGCTCTTTGAGGAGCCAGAACTGACGCAGCGCTGCTGGGAAGTGATTGATGCTCAAGCAGAAATGGCACTGAAGTCAGAAGGCTTTTGCGAAATAGATCAGCAGACACTAGAGATCATTGTAACCCGGGAGGCGCTCAACACCAAGGAGGTGGTGGTTTTTGAAGCTGTTCTCAACTGGGCAGAGGCTGAATGCAAAAGGCAAGGGTTGCCGGTTACGCCGCGGAACAAGAGGAATGTACTGGGAAAAGCTCTGTACTTGGTGCGGATTCCGACTATGACTTTGGAAGAGTTTGCCAACGGAGCTGCCCAATCTGACATCCTTACTCTAGAGGAAACTCACAATATATTCCTATGGTACACAGCTGCAAATAAACCCAAACTGGAGTTTCCGCTGACCAAAAGGAAAGGACTTGTACCTCAGCGATGCCACCGCTTTCAGTCATCCGCGTATCGCAGTAACCAGTGGAGGTACAGAGGGCGGTGTGACAGTATTCAGTTTGCCGTAGACAAACGGATATTTATAGCGGGACTGGGTTTGTATGGGTCAAGCTGTGGCAAGGCTGAATACAGTGTCAAAATTGAACTGAAACGCTTAGGAGTGGTCCTTGCTCAAAATCTGACAAAGTTTACCTCTGATGGATCCAGTAACACTTTCTCTGTATGGTTTGAACACCCCGTGCAGGTCGAGCAAGATACTTTTTACAATGTAAGTGCTATTCTCGATGGCAATGAACTCAGTTACTTTGGGCAAGAGGGAATGACCGAAGTGCAGTGTGGCAAAGTGACGTTCCAGTTCCAGTGCTCCTCGGACAGTACTAATGGGACTGGAGTACAAGGAGGACAAATACCTGAGCTCATCTTCTATGCatga
- the BTBD6 gene encoding BTB/POZ domain-containing protein 6 isoform X3 — protein MFYGDLAEVKSEIHIPDVEPAAFLILLKYMYSDEIDLEADTVLATLYAAKKYIVPALAKACVNFLETSLEAKNACVLLSQSRLFEEPELTQRCWEVIDAQAEMALKSEGFCEIDQQTLEIIVTREALNTKEVVVFEAVLNWAEAECKRQGLPVTPRNKRNVLGKALYLVRIPTMTLEEFANGAAQSDILTLEETHNIFLWYTAANKPKLEFPLTKRKGLVPQRCHRFQSSAYRSNQWRYRGRCDSIQFAVDKRIFIAGLGLYGSSCGKAEYSVKIELKRLGVVLAQNLTKFTSDGSSNTFSVWFEHPVQVEQDTFYNVSAILDGNELSYFGQEGMTEVQCGKVTFQFQCSSDSTNGTGVQGGQIPELIFYA, from the exons ATGTTTTACGGTGATCTTGCAGAGGTCAAATCTGAAATCCATATACCAGATGTGGAACCTGCAGCCTTTCTAATCCTATTAAA ATACATGTATAGTGATGAGATTGACCTGGAAGCTGACACTGTTCTGGCTACCCTGTACGCTGCCAAGAAGTACATCGTGCCGGCCCTAGCAAAGGCTTGCGTCAATTTTCTGGAGACGAGCTTAGAGGCGAAGAAcgcttgtgtgctgctgtctcaGAGCAGGCTCTTTGAGGAGCCAGAACTGACGCAGCGCTGCTGGGAAGTGATTGATGCTCAAGCAGAAATGGCACTGAAGTCAGAAGGCTTTTGCGAAATAGATCAGCAGACACTAGAGATCATTGTAACCCGGGAGGCGCTCAACACCAAGGAGGTGGTGGTTTTTGAAGCTGTTCTCAACTGGGCAGAGGCTGAATGCAAAAGGCAAGGGTTGCCGGTTACGCCGCGGAACAAGAGGAATGTACTGGGAAAAGCTCTGTACTTGGTGCGGATTCCGACTATGACTTTGGAAGAGTTTGCCAACGGAGCTGCCCAATCTGACATCCTTACTCTAGAGGAAACTCACAATATATTCCTATGGTACACAGCTGCAAATAAACCCAAACTGGAGTTTCCGCTGACCAAAAGGAAAGGACTTGTACCTCAGCGATGCCACCGCTTTCAGTCATCCGCGTATCGCAGTAACCAGTGGAGGTACAGAGGGCGGTGTGACAGTATTCAGTTTGCCGTAGACAAACGGATATTTATAGCGGGACTGGGTTTGTATGGGTCAAGCTGTGGCAAGGCTGAATACAGTGTCAAAATTGAACTGAAACGCTTAGGAGTGGTCCTTGCTCAAAATCTGACAAAGTTTACCTCTGATGGATCCAGTAACACTTTCTCTGTATGGTTTGAACACCCCGTGCAGGTCGAGCAAGATACTTTTTACAATGTAAGTGCTATTCTCGATGGCAATGAACTCAGTTACTTTGGGCAAGAGGGAATGACCGAAGTGCAGTGTGGCAAAGTGACGTTCCAGTTCCAGTGCTCCTCGGACAGTACTAATGGGACTGGAGTACAAGGAGGACAAATACCTGAGCTCATCTTCTATGCatga